Proteins encoded in a region of the Streptococcus sanguinis genome:
- the mnmE gene encoding tRNA uridine-5-carboxymethylaminomethyl(34) synthesis GTPase MnmE, which translates to MITREFDTIAAISTPLGEGAIGIVRLSGTDSFAIAQKIFKGKNLSKVESHTLNYGHIVDPQNQEILDEVMLGAMRSPKTFTREDIIEINTHGGIAVTNEILQLAIREGARMAEPGEFTKRAFLNGRVDLTQAEAVMDIIRAKTDKAMNNAVKQLDGSLSNLINNTRQEILNTLAQVEVNIDYPEYDDVEEMTTQLMREKTAEFEALLSNLLDTARRGKILREGISTAIIGRPNVGKSSLLNNLLREDKAIVTDIEGTTRDVIEEYVNIKGVPLKLIDTAGIRETDDLVEQIGVERSKKALQEADLVLLVLNASEPLTDQDRQLLEISQDSNRIVLLNKTDLEEKIELDQLPTDVIKISVLHNQNIDKIEERINQLFFENAGIVEQDATYLSNARHISLIEKALESLQAVNQGLEMGMPVDLLQVDMTRTWEILGEITGDAAPDELITQLFSQFCLGK; encoded by the coding sequence ATGATTACCAGAGAATTTGATACAATCGCTGCGATTTCTACGCCTCTTGGCGAAGGGGCTATCGGTATCGTCAGACTGAGTGGGACAGACAGTTTTGCTATTGCCCAAAAAATCTTCAAAGGGAAGAATCTAAGCAAAGTAGAAAGCCACACGCTCAACTACGGCCATATCGTTGACCCTCAAAATCAGGAAATTCTAGACGAGGTCATGCTTGGTGCCATGCGCTCTCCCAAGACCTTCACGCGCGAGGATATCATCGAGATAAATACCCATGGTGGAATTGCGGTCACTAATGAAATTTTGCAGTTGGCAATTCGCGAGGGAGCTAGAATGGCTGAGCCTGGTGAGTTTACCAAGCGGGCCTTTCTCAATGGGCGCGTAGATTTGACTCAGGCTGAGGCTGTCATGGACATCATCCGCGCCAAGACCGATAAAGCAATGAACAACGCTGTCAAGCAGCTGGATGGCTCCCTCTCCAACCTTATCAACAATACTCGTCAGGAAATTCTCAACACACTGGCTCAGGTCGAGGTCAATATTGACTATCCCGAGTACGACGACGTGGAAGAGATGACGACCCAGCTTATGCGAGAAAAAACAGCTGAGTTCGAGGCTCTGCTGAGCAATCTTCTCGATACTGCACGACGAGGTAAGATTTTACGCGAAGGCATTTCCACTGCTATCATCGGCCGACCCAATGTTGGCAAGTCCAGCCTGCTCAACAATCTCCTTCGCGAGGACAAGGCCATTGTGACTGATATCGAGGGAACGACTCGTGATGTGATTGAGGAGTATGTCAATATCAAAGGCGTGCCACTCAAACTCATCGATACTGCAGGTATTCGGGAAACCGACGACCTTGTTGAGCAAATTGGAGTTGAGCGCTCTAAAAAAGCCCTGCAGGAAGCCGACTTGGTCCTCTTAGTTCTCAATGCCAGCGAGCCTCTGACGGACCAGGACAGACAATTGCTCGAAATCAGCCAGGACAGCAATCGCATCGTCCTGCTTAACAAGACCGACCTTGAAGAAAAGATTGAGCTGGACCAGCTACCAACTGATGTCATCAAGATTTCTGTCCTTCACAATCAAAATATCGATAAAATTGAAGAACGCATCAATCAGCTCTTCTTTGAAAATGCTGGTATCGTCGAGCAAGATGCCACCTACTTATCCAACGCCCGTCACATTTCCTTGATTGAAAAAGCTCTGGAAAGTCTGCAAGCCGTCAACCAAGGCTTGGAAATGGGTATGCCAGTAGATCTACTCCA